A window from Melopsittacus undulatus isolate bMelUnd1 chromosome Z, bMelUnd1.mat.Z, whole genome shotgun sequence encodes these proteins:
- the LOC101869405 gene encoding relaxin-3-like: MRTRLQLLCAVAALLCAAAPGPHRARGAAPAVPPVGEGDGYGMKLCGREFIRAVIFTCGGSRWKRLSALAMEPTPAADSVRTASNKLLGNLKLRSVSGPEVEQPQRSSQSLGWEMINDLYNLNDNDEYAPVADDFKELVRKVEEAVKKERGRTGIANPMGSNNYLWAKYPRRKRDSLGLAGICCKWGCTKAEISAICRV, from the exons ATGCGGaccaggctgcagctgctgtgcgCGGTGGCAGCGCTGCTGTGCGCCGCGGCACCGGGTCCGCACCGCGCTCGGGGCGCGGCGCCCGCCGTGCCCCCCGTGGGCGAGGGCGATGGGTACGGGATGAAGCTGTGCGGGAGGGAGTTCATCCGCGCCGTCATCTTCACCTGCGGCGGGTCCCGCTGGAAGCGCCTCTCCGCGCTGGCCATGGAGCCGACGCCCGCGGCCG ATTCTGTGCGAACAGCAAGTAACAAACTACTGGGAAACTTGAAGCTGCGATCAGTTTCCGGTCCTGAAGTGGAGCAGCCACAGAGAAGCAGCCAATCTCTTGGATGGGAGATGATTAATGACTTGTATAATTTGAATGACAATGATGAGTATGCACCTGTGGCAGATGACTTTAAAGAACTTGTTCGAAAGGTAGAGGAGGCTGTTAagaaggagagggggagaaCAGGAATTGCAAACCCCATGGGGTCAAACAATTACCTTTGGGCCAAATATCCCAGAAGAAAACGTGACTCTCTGGGTTTGGCAGGAATTTGTTGCAAATGGGGCTGTACAAAAGCTGAAATTAGTGCCATATGCAGAGTTTAA
- the PLGRKT gene encoding LOW QUALITY PROTEIN: plasminogen receptor (KT) (The sequence of the model RefSeq protein was modified relative to this genomic sequence to represent the inferred CDS: deleted 1 base in 1 codon; substituted 1 base at 1 genomic stop codon), translating into MPDHCKEVNAVVYEDQILIAISNVQALPAKEANQTDYSTSNETNVNRICSVGSILQLLFQNQMGDSQPAMQIAWTXEFSKYLGKFFGLAAVGLIAGAIKKKNPGALLPTASSSFIFAYVIYMGYGTLLKRVKLCVQRTLDTQSTLLQLPEGVLTYKELEKIGRSQDKFFIEK; encoded by the exons ATGCCTGATCACTGTAAAGAAGTAAATGCAGTGGTTTATGAAGACCAGATTTTAATAGCTATTTCTAACGTGCAAGCACTACCAGCAAAAGAGGCAAACCAGACTGATTACTCCACCAGTAATGAGACAAATGTTAATCGAATCTGTTCAGTGGGATCAATTCT GCAGCTACTGTTTCAGAACCAGATGGGAGACAGCCAACCTGCAATGCAGATTGCTTGGACATAGGAATTTTCCAAATATTTGGGGAAGTTTTTTGGACTTGCTGCTGTAGGTTTAATAGCTGG agcaataaaaaagaagaacCCAGGAGCTTTGCTGCCAACAGCTTCTTCAAGCTTTATATTTGCC TATGTTATTTATATGGGCTATGGGACACTGTTGAAAAGGGTAAAACTATGTGT ACAGAGAACGCTGGACACACAGAGCACTTTGCTACAATTGCCAGAAGGAGTGCTGACTTACAAAGAACTGGAGAAAATTGGAAGATCTCAGGACAAGTTCTTCATAGAAAAATAG